Below is a genomic region from Argopecten irradians isolate NY chromosome 14, Ai_NY, whole genome shotgun sequence.
TGTTATACTACACTGGTGGCGTTCCGTACACGGTCACATAAGTTTTCAACAGCTGTGTATTTCGAAATGGCCTCTGAAATACccgtatatttttatattattaagtgttttattttcaatgcaTTTCGAAATCCCCTCAACACATGTGTAAATGAATCATCCGGGATATAACAATACAACttgatttcaaatatttataggTCCATTATGTAATACACATACTGGTATGTTTAGTTGACAAGGTTACAACAAGTGCGCTCTACAATACTAATCTAACATGCATATGATACAAACTAATCTAGCAGAAAGTGAATATAATACAACTTGGAGTCGTATTAGTTTACTATGTCGCGTTATATAATTGCACATTTGTAGTATGTATAATTGTGGATGCACATTATGATAATGATGGGTTGTTATGGTATTTTTAGAATGATGCCATTTTGACggaaatatgtatttatagtATTAGCTTTCTTTGACTtaaatgatgtagatattatTCGAAGCATGTAAAATTAACAAGGTTAAGTTATTTAATGCATTATTTCATTATGATGGCTACTATTTGACTGTAGACTATTGAAACATTAACTGTGTTATATAAGATTTCGTTCTGTAAATATCATAGTGTAAATTGGCATACTCTACACGAGTAACACATATGTCAAATGGGATAAAGACGTTGGAATTCGCTGAAACGGAAGTATGGAGTATTTATCGATGATGAAATAATACTCATAAAATTGTAAAGTGTTTGCGTCTAATAACTTGATAATAGCGTCTAAAACGGTCTCCTGAAGTAACGATCTAATAtacacattttgtttatttccatagAAAACAGTACATTTTGTTTAAGATGTTACTGAAACTTTCATTTTAAAGTCCCCTAATTATGTGTGGATAACACaggtttaaataaatatttccatcAAAATGGCTTCATTCTAAAAATACCAAAACACCCCCATCGTCATAAAAAATAGCATACACAATTATATATACTGCCAATGATCTGAACTAACATTATCCCTAATTAATTGatcttttgtttttttcttctattttgcTTCTTCTTCTCCCTAGGCTTTTAAAAGTGAGATGACTATGCATATATTCACGTCTCAATGGCGAATCGAGGCCAGTTACCTTACTTGAAATCGACAGGTGGCGCTTCGGGCGACCCGGTCCAAGTTGTTTTTCCGGTAACATTACGATTTTAGACGATTTCGTCAACGATTTTCTGCGTCTCTTTTATCGCTAAAAGTCGTTATCCTGAATGAAACTTTGCCGGTAACGATGTCTTCAGACAAGTATGGAACATGGACAATTGATCAACTTAAGTGTGAACTGAAGAAACGCAATGCGAAAGTGTCTGGGCGTAAAAAAAGAACTGATTGAAAGGTTAGCTAATGTACTGTACAGGTATGTAGGGCCTATGTATAACGTAAACAAAGATGGTCTGATGCGCTCATCCTGTTTTGGTTTTTGACAAAGGTCGCTAGTGTTATCAATTAATCATACTTGctgtaaataataaacaaataaagaattatTATGGCTGTTTTAGATTCATGGCGTTATTTGTTCTTGTTTAAAATACGTCTGTATTCGGTAGACTTGTGTAAGTCCGACTGTGCTTGAACGCATTGTAAATTCTTATGGGGGATCGTCAAGTCGATATCATCGCAGCTATGCAGCCTATCTATTTTATCCAGACatgattatttaaaatttctttaaaaaatgtttataaaatacaagATCAATATAAGATAGTGGACTGCTATTGTATGTAAATTTGTCTGTATAATGTAATCATTTGTGAACATATGATAACACCCCTTGTTATAGATATAGACTACTACCGTCTACTGTAAATTTGTTGAGCTTCATAGCTAAAAAACACTCAATATTTGAACTACAAGAACTTGTTTAATGGCTTGAGTTAATTTATTGATATCTATAGTAGTAGTATTAGCTTCAATTGCAATTTCAGACTGGAATCATATACAAGAAATTTCAACTTTGGCAGCAATAATGACGTCAGAATGGAAGATTTCAAAATGCAGCTTCCAGATGAAGCAGGGTATTGTGACCTGAACAGTGACAGAAAATTCCCTAATGTAACAACTGCTAATATAAACACTTACCTTGAACAATATGACAAATCTATTGAGAAGGTATCGATGAATATGTACAAAGAGAAATACCTCATGTACATGCGAAGTGTTAGTTATAATGATATGTTCTTTGTAAGAAGTTCATGTCGTGCTGAAATGTCAAAATCAGTAGCTTACAAAATTGATGTTTCATTTGATTCTGATGGGCATGTTCAAGAGTCACAGTGTGAATGTGCTGCGGGCATGGGACCAAATGCTCACTGTAAGCATgtgtgtactgtactgtatgcTGTATCAGAATTTTCTTGTAAAAAACATGTGATCGTGGaactaacatgtacagaaaagcTACAAACTTTCCATCATGTAAAGAGGTATAAGGGATCTCCACTTAAAGCAAGAGAGTTGAAAATGGATGGTGCTAATGAAGTCTGTAACATAAAATTTGATCCTAGACCATTGCATTTGAGAAAGTGTGACAACTATAAGGACAATTTCAGAAACATTTGTCCGTCTTCTCCAGGAATTTCTAATTTACcaatttttcaaacttttgttcCAGCAAATACATTGGCTGTAGCTCATGATCATGACTACTTTGCTTTGACGCATGAGGATAATTTTCTGACTTCAGTAGGTGTAAAAGATGTTGATGAACATTATGTTTCTAAAATTGAGTCAAACACGAGAGAACAATCAAACAGTAAACTTTGGGGAGCAGAGAGAAGCAAAAGGCTTTGCTCCTCTTCATTTGGAAGAATATGCAAGTTGACAAGCCTCACCGATAAAAAGCGGCTTGCAAGTGCATATCTGAAACCAGCTGAAAAGTTGAAGGCCCCATCCATTATTCATGGGAAGAAGTATGAACCATTTGCTATAGAAAGATACATGTCAGAAAAAAAGTGTGATGTTTCAAAATGTGGACTATTCATTTCTGAATCCCATCCTTATTTGGCAGCTTCACCCGATGGTGTAGTTGAAGGGTCACATTTAGTTGAGGTTAAGTGTCCGTATGTTTCTAGAGACAAGGAGATCACCCCGCAGTCCATACCATTACCTGAGAGAAAATGGGGAGGGAAATCTAATCTTATCTCCTAAGCATGATTACTTCTATCAAGTCCAAGGACAGCTTTTTTGTACCAAAATGCACAGatgtgattttgttgttttcactctgtgtgatatgaaaataattgaaattgaaagagatgataactttatatcaaatatggTTTCCAGTCTCACCAACTTCTTTGATGAATACTTCAGTTCTGTCCAGCACTTCTGAGCAAACAGTACTATAAAACGTACAAAGGAGATGTAGAAGTTCACAGAAAATAATCACATAAGAGTACTTGTCAGATTCTGAGTTGGATGTATGAACAGATGTATGAGTGTTAAAGGCTTAGTAATGTCAAATTTCCATTCTTccttgaatgttttttttttttattttgttaaggtTATGAGAGAATAATGATTGAGCacaagtaaaattaaaattgcaaaatcATGGCATAATTTAAGCTGATTGATGTAAAATTCACTGTCTCAATTatcaatttatcattatttcaattatCATTTTCCTCCTATGGCataatataaacaaagtaaataatTATTCCTTCTATTTACAGTTTTTCTGtaaatatatcatgtttttttttaccaaaatgttCTGTCAAACATCCTGACATTGTCTTAGATCTATTCAACAGCTGATTCATGATCAGTGGAACACATCATTTGTTATGGAGGCTGAGGTATCCTGTTTGTATAGTGTGATATTTAATCATAAACATTACCaccaatattttcataataacaGTTACAGATCTAGTATGTGTTTCAGTATCATTTACATTATGCAGCacttgataatgataatttcagaAGGTACATGGGTGATTAATTATTGAGTCAGtgccatttgtaaatatatcacatataaactttatgaaaaataatggaAAGAGTAATGAATTTATGTACTTTTATTGTTATCAGTTATGTATTCTGACATGTGCGTACCAAGTACCcgctactgtataacatgataATTAAAGATTTGAGTTGTCAGTTCACTCTTCTCTGAACGATTAAGTTTATCAGTACATTGCATAAAGTACACTTATATGATACAAGACACTACGAATGAATCTTTATGATCAAGTTGAAATTTAACCTCTCCAAAATATTGACCAAGTTCATTTATTAGCCAACTTGTTGTTTGTTATGTCTAAagcatacaaataaaatttttacttttatacatgtaagtgaTATACACTGTCACttaattaatgtaaacaaaaaatatttcgcATGTAAATTTGTTGCAGTATTTGATTTACcggtatataaaatgtaaagacAAAGTGAGTTTGACTCTGGGATACTTTAGCTGAGTGATTCATGTCCTGATAGGCTGAAAGTGAACATTACCATGGCAACAATCTCTAGATTTCCACATGTGCACTAATACTTCTAGGCCGctagtttgaatcccatgtgggacatgAACAGATAGACCTGTAGTGACCGCTAGCTATAGCTTGTCAACGGTTTTTCGCTGGGTACTCTGGCCTTTCCTCCACAATCTAAACCTGACAGGTCCTTATAAGCCTGGCTGTTCCAAACAAACCAAACCTTTAAATTACTTATAAACTTACTGTGTTCCAGATTAGCTTCAAAATCATTAGGACCTTTTGggatttttacaaaattttgttatgACAATATTGATATCTATAGCTAGCTCTATTGGAATGATAATGGATTTTCAAAATCTTAAGGACATTTGGAAAGAGTATATACGTACTAGCAAAATGGACTAAATTAAGTAAATTTATCCCCAATCTGAATCATTGACTTaatttatatacacgattaatataaatatttagttataaatgtaaatacatttaaagggacaattcagtgaagctaattctgttacaaatgtattgttctacattcgttatgaaacatatattaacaagaaatattgacaaatttcatgaGTCATGACATTATGTAATTTGATTGATatcgttgaaattccaaatcgttgatcaatacgattaagcaggtacatcATGTATGCTGTACCAACACCCAAGCCAAAGTCATgcaagttaaacaaatgcaGAACATAACCAGAGGAGttgataaaataatgtttagacaagaacatgcatctaattaggtaaacacactactgtaagagcgatatgagtagttctagacaaaaaatctttactacaagactggcaagggccagggttctgCATGCAAGACATCCGATCACTATAGTGTAaaactgaattgtccctttaagcatGAGATGGAACAATGCAAGGGCGAAAATTACAAAGCATGAagcaaataaatataatttcagtTGCCAACTTTGTCTCTGTACTTGTCATAGACTCAgttaatattttataagtttttGCTAAACCAATTATTCGTTCAATATGAACACGCTTGCTTGCAATTTTCCTATCCTTCATGACAATTTCTCCAGAAAGTCTATTCTTCTTTTTAAAGAAACTTggtatgtttatagatatatcCATCGGTGCAAATATATCTTGTACATTAAAGCCTTTGTCAGCCATAATAGAATCCCCAGGGTCACATTTTGTTAATAGATTGCTTCTCTCACATATCTGACGGTCACTAGTTGAACCAGCATAAGCTGGGgaaacatatgaaataaaccCACCAGGTGTGGCACCAACGAGAGTCTTCACAGTGTTTCTGTTTTTATATGTTGAAAAAGTAGCTTGTTGAGCCTTGGGTGCTTTTGGCTTCTTAATAGGACACTCAGTTCCATCAACAATTAATCTGGTGGTGGGAAACTTCAATCCAAAGTCAGATGGTGTAAAGTGATGTACAAGTTCTCTCACTGGCCACAAATCTAACTCTTTCcattgtaaatacataaaatttatCCAAGTTAATACAATATTAGATACTGTGTTGTCAGATATCCCGAAGAGTCTTGACAGTTCAAAATTAGTAGTGTGACGTcttaatttcatcaatgtcataaaaaattgattttcaacTGACATATTACAAACTTGATGTCCTATATATTCCAACGAATATGCTGCTGGTCCAAGTGTTcttaaaacaaacagaaatCGAAAATAATTTTCTAGTCCAGTATAAAAATGTATTCCAGCATCATCATCAATGAAGTTATAAATGTTAAACATTGGATGAGCTGGTGTCTGAGTGGATGAAGTAAAGGTGGTTGGAACACTTATGTCAGATTTGGTTTCATTTTCCTGTAATACTTCACCGGTTTCATCATCACAAATCTCAACATTAAGTCCAATGTCTGGTACAGTATGTAAATTGTCATCAGACTCAGTATTAGCTACAGCATCAAGTTCTACGAGTAGTTTCCTTTTGATACCTCTATTCATTACACGTTGTCCTCTAGCATGGTCCTGTGGCGATGGTTCATCAGTCCATGAGAATACACTTGGAACAACACCTTTCTTTAGACGTTGATGTAATGGTGATGATcctaaaaatattaaaagtgaaaaataaaaattaaattttgcagCTGCATGAATCACATTTTAATACCACttaaaatttaatatgataattacatattgctttgatgtaaaaaaaaattaatacacatttgctcattttttgtttgtttattttgctttttatcCTTTTTACACATACACAGAGTATCATGGGAATCTCGTTTCATTAAACCATAGCACTTGCAAGGcgtaaattaaatattttatatctatctACATGTGCACGTGTCAAAGACGTAATAGCAACGATATATTCCAGATAACACTGAATCCttatgtatgttgtgtgtgagggtgtgtgtgtgtgtgtggagggAGGGGGCCGGGTGTGATAACGAAGCGACTATGTTTAGCCGATAGCAGTATTTACTAGATCGCTCAATATAACAATATCAGTATTATATTACAACATTAGTTGTACATGTCGTATTTTCTACATCGTGAATATGTCTGACTGTACTGTAGAGATTGTGCGATCACTGGTTGCAGTACCGAGCAGGTACCGAGCAGGACCTGCCGAGTGcatttaactgtttacagtCATATCTCTTTCCAGTCAGATAACATTAGACCGTCGCCTCGGACGGTAATCACTACGAGTCCGAAATACCATCATAACATATATGCATACACAATGGTCAAACAcgtttttttcaatgaaatattataattagTCTATCTATAAACTAACTTACCATAAGATGTTTCTTGACTGTAATCATCGTCCTTGAAATGCATTTTACAGACGACGCTATGTTGGTTTGGCTCCCACAAACTAAACCTGGTATTGCCTCGCTTGATAGCACAAATCCATGCTTTTCGCAGCTTACTTTCGGTGGGGAAACTATGACCTCCTCTATTGTGACACCCAGGTACGGAACAACAGGTTGAAGGCATTATAAAACAGCTTTGTTGACAGTGCTCACGGTTCAGTAATTCACAATGGCGTATCTAATATAGCTGGATAAAACCCGAGACTTAATATAGAGGAGTTCCGAGAGCGGGACCGGCTTTCCCCCTGCTGCCACCTAGAATACCGGTAACGGTAGATAACTGGCCTCGATACACCATTAGAAGTCTAATTAACTATTGGATATTGCAATAACTAATAACCTGCAACTTCTGCAATTTCTCTGATGTGTTTTGATGCAAAAGTTGTCTACAAATAATATCTTAAAGAAACAAAACCCCAAATATAGTTGTATACAGTATTCTTAGGCGACGAATTGGTGATTTCTAAACAGTATAAATGGAAACGTTAAGACTTTCTTGATAACAATTTATTCAGTATTCTGCTACAAAGAGACACAATGACAGTGGACATCGATGATCCTATATTAATATTGATCCACTAATATTGACAGCACCGTGTTATCTctatcatattcatatttacCTAAGGCCTCTCTGTGTACACGTGCGATAAGTGATCACTCGTGTGTTACGATAAACAGCCGAAAATTACATAATCATATTTATACGCGATATAATACCAGATAAAATCAATGAACTAGGTCAGGAGGGGACACCCTGTACTTCTGCATTCCTTTCTTATATAACCACCAGAGTTTGTTTTagtgtttgtttacagaactGTTTACCACTCTAAATTATGATCTCATTTAAGTATTGTAAATGTCAATagtattgtaaaaaaaatctataaattaAACGTTAATTGTGTGTTTTGCCTTTTTTCAGATGTAAGGGAAATATTTGATAACAGATCGTCACTGATTTGCTCTTTGGTTTACAGTTAAAGCTGTGCTTGGTAAGCCCATTCTCACTTTGCTCTTTGGTTTACAGTTAAAGCTGTGCTTGGTTAGACCATTCCCACTTTGCTCTTTGGTTTACAGTTAAAGCTGTGCTTGGTTAGACCATTCCCACTTTGCTCTTTAGTTTACAGTTAAAGCTGTGCTTGGTTAGCCCATTCTCACTTTGCTCTATGGTTTACAGTTAAAGCTGTGCTTGGTTAGCCCATTCTCACTTTGCTCTTTGGTTTACAGTTAAAGCTGTGCTTGGTAAGCTCATTCCCACTTTGCTCTATGGTTTACAGTTAAAGCTGTGCTTGGTAAGCTCATTCCCACTTTGCTCTATGGTTTACAGGTAAAGCTGTGCTTGGTTAGCCCATTCCCACTTTGCTCTTTGgtttacaattaaatatttgcTTGGTTAGCCCATTCCCACTCTGCTCTTTGGTTTACATGTAAAGCTGTGCTTGGTTAGCCCATTCCCACTTTGCTCTTTGGTTTACAGTTAAAGCTGTGCTTGGTTAGCCCATTCCCACTTTGCGCTATGGTTTACAGTTAAAGCTGTGCTTGGTTAGCCCATTCTCACTTTGCTCTTTAGTTTACAGTTTAAGCTGTGCTTGGTAAGCTCATTCCCACTCTGCTCTTTGGTTTACAGTTAAAGCTGTGCTTGGTAAGCTCATTCCCACTTTGCTCTATGGTTTACAGTTAAAGCTGTGCTTGGTAAGCTCATTCCCACTTTGCTCTATGGTTTACAGTTAAAGCTGTGCTTGGTAAGCTCATTCCCACTTTGCTCTTTGGTTTACAGTTAAAGCTGTGCTTGGTTAGCCCATTCCCAATCTGCTCTTTGGTTTACAGTTAAAGCTGTGCTTGGTTAGCCCATTCCCACTCTGCTCTTTGGTTTACAGTTAAAGCTGTGCTTGGTAAGCTCATTCCCACTTTGCTCTTTGGTTTACAGTTAAAGCTGTGCTTGGTTAGCCCATTCCCACTTTGCTCTTCGGTTTTTTGGTTTACAGTTAAAACTGTGCTTGGTTAGCCCATTCCCACTTTGCTCTTTGgtttacaattaaatatttgcTTGGTTAGCCCATTCCCACTCTGCTCTTTGGTTTACAGGTAAAGCTGTGCTTGGTTAGCCCATTCCCACTTTGCTCTTTGGTTTACAGTTAAAGCTGTGCTTGGTTAGCCCATTCCCACTTTGCTCTTTGGTTTACAGTTAAAGCTGTGCTTGGTTAGCCCATTCCCACTTTGCTCTTTGGTTTACAGTTAAAGCTGTGCTTGGTTAGACCATTCCCACTTTGCTCTTTGGTTTACATGTAAAGCTGTGCTTGGTTAGCCCATTCCCACTTTGCTCTTTGGTTTACAGGTAAAGCTGTGCTTGGTTAGCCCATTCCCACTTTGCTCTTTGGTTTACAGGTAAAGCTCTGCTTGGTTAGCCCATTCCCACTTTGCTCTTTGGTTTACAGGTAAAGCTGTGCTTGGTTAGCCCATTTTCACTTTGCTCTTTGATTTACAGTTAAAGCTGTGCTTGGTAAGCTCATTCCCACTTTGCTCTATGGTTTACAGTTAAAGCTGTGCTTGGTAAGCTCATTCCCACTTTGCTCTATGGTTTACAGTTAAAGCTGTGCTTGGTAAGCTCATTCCCACTTTGCTCTATGGTTTACAGGTAAAGCTGTGCTTGGTTAGCCCATTCCAACTTTGCTCTTTGgtttacaattaaatatttgcTTGGTTAGCCCATTCCCACTCTGCTCTTTGGTTTACATGTAAAGCTGTGCTTGGTTAGCCCATTCCCACTTTGCTCTTTGGTTTACAGTTAAAGCTGTGCTTGGTTAGCCCATTCCCACTTTGCGCTATGGTTTACAGTTAAAGCTGTGCTTGGTTAGCCCATTCTCACTTTGCTCTTTAGTTTACAGTTTAAGCTGTGCTTGGTAAGCTCATTCCCACTTTGCTCTTTGGTTTACAGTTAAAGCTGTGCTTGGTTAGCCCATTCCCAATCTGCTGTTTGGTTTACAGTTAAAGCTGTGCTTGGTTAGCCCATTCCCACTCTGCTCTTTGGTTTACAGTTAAAGCTGTGCTTGGTAAGCTCATTCCCACTTTGCTCTAAGGTTTACAGTTAAAGCTGTGCTTGGTTAGCCCATTCCCACTTTGCTCTTCGGTTTTTTGGTTTACAGGTAAAGCTGTGCTTGGTTAGCCCATTCCCACTTTGCTCTTTGgtttacaattaaatatttgcTTGGTTAGCCCATTCCCACTCTGCTCTTTGGTTTACATGTAAAGCTGTGCTTGGTTAGCCCATTCCCACTTTGCTCTTTGGTTTACAGGTAAAGCTGTGCTTGGTTAGCCCATTCCCACTTTGCTCTTTGGTTTACAGTTAAAGCTGTGCTTGGTTAGCCCATTCCCACTTTGCTCTTTGGTTTACAGTTAAAGCTGTGCTTGGTTAGACCATTCCCACTTTGCTCTTTGGTTTACATGTAAAGCTGTGCTTGGTTAGCCCATTCCCACTTTGCTCTTTGGTTTACAGGTAAAGCTGTGCTTGGTTAGCCCATTCCCACTTTGCTCTTTGGTTTACAGGTAAAGCTCTGCTTGGTTAGCCCATTCCCACTTTGCTCTTTGGTTTACAGGTAAAGCTGTGCTTGGTAAGCTCATTCCCACTTTGCTCTATGGTTTACAGGTAAAGCTGTGCTTGGTAAGCCCATTCCCACTTTGCTCTTTGGTTTACAGTTAAAGCTGTGCTTGGTTAGCCCATTCCCACTTTGCTCTTTGGTT
It encodes:
- the LOC138307559 gene encoding uncharacterized protein, which encodes MPSTCCSVPGCHNRGGHSFPTESKLRKAWICAIKRGNTRFSLWEPNQHSVVCKMHFKDDDYSQETSYGSSPLHQRLKKGVVPSVFSWTDEPSPQDHARGQRVMNRGIKRKLLVELDAVANTESDDNLHTVPDIGLNVEICDDETGEVLQENETKSDISVPTTFTSSTQTPAHPMFNIYNFIDDDAGIHFYTGLENYFRFLFVLRTLGPAAYSLEYIGHQVCNMSVENQFFMTLMKLRRHTTNFELSRLFGISDNTVSNIVLTWINFMYLQWKELDLWPVRELVHHFTPSDFGLKFPTTRLIVDGTECPIKKPKAPKAQQATFSTYKNRNTVKTLVGATPGGFISYVSPAYAGSTSDRQICERSNLLTKCDPGDSIMADKGFNVQDIFAPMDISINIPSFFKKKNRLSGEIVMKDRKIASKRVHIERIIGLAKTYKILTESMTSTETKLATEIIFICFMLCNFRPCIVPSHA